In Pseudobacter ginsenosidimutans, the following are encoded in one genomic region:
- a CDS encoding serine hydrolase domain-containing protein has translation MKRFFAALALGSCCIGGNASAQVSPNAGASLDTLFNQYLNDGPGAVLIVSRNGQQLFHKEFGYASLEHKVPITNETVFEAASVSKQFTAAAVLLLVQQGRISLDDDIRKFVPELPDYGNKIDVRMCLTHTSGLKDWRNVTYLSALPTGQRLFNQDDAIDMICRQSNLNYKPGTRYSYTNAGFDLLGIVVERVTKKSFAAFVKDSLLTPAGMKHSAFRNRFEDIIPNMASAYYGPVTHLRHGYTTDETYGAAGLITCADDLRRWNEFINKGKLAQTRLQRYVLISGDTISYAVGGVHVMDFDGIREISHSGLLSGYRALVLYYPQYDISVTYMTNNKNIITADLQVKIFEILFGKKRKAAIPAVQTNYPDVATLQNKTGAYYGVEDESEFFSFHISNNKLICHEALLQPVGTNEFIYETTGYRFSSGGDTLIVKRGGEETWFRKATSFKPDAAALKPFTGAFYSKDAIVELTFELRGNKLVAFRNGYDSVVLTPAYQRGNQTAFRGFDHGLRAIYLFTQSKKGAVNDCTINLPRANYIPFSRSKSK, from the coding sequence ATGAAACGTTTTTTTGCAGCACTGGCATTGGGTTCCTGTTGTATTGGCGGCAACGCCAGTGCACAGGTATCGCCCAATGCCGGCGCATCGCTGGACACATTATTCAATCAGTATCTGAATGATGGTCCGGGTGCAGTATTGATCGTGTCGCGCAATGGGCAACAGCTATTCCACAAGGAATTCGGTTATGCCAGCCTTGAACACAAAGTACCCATCACCAACGAAACTGTTTTTGAAGCAGCCTCCGTGTCCAAACAGTTCACCGCTGCAGCTGTGCTGCTGCTGGTGCAGCAGGGACGGATCTCGCTGGACGATGATATCCGCAAGTTCGTGCCTGAATTGCCGGACTATGGCAACAAGATCGATGTACGCATGTGCCTCACGCATACCAGTGGGCTAAAAGACTGGCGCAATGTGACCTATCTTTCTGCATTACCAACCGGGCAGCGATTATTCAACCAGGATGATGCTATCGATATGATCTGCCGGCAATCCAATCTCAATTACAAACCGGGTACACGATATTCCTATACCAATGCGGGATTCGACTTGCTGGGGATCGTAGTGGAGCGGGTCACCAAAAAATCTTTCGCTGCCTTCGTGAAAGACAGTCTGCTTACTCCGGCAGGAATGAAACATTCCGCTTTCAGGAACAGGTTTGAAGATATAATCCCGAACATGGCCTCTGCTTATTACGGACCGGTTACCCATCTCCGTCATGGTTATACCACCGATGAAACCTATGGAGCAGCAGGACTGATCACCTGCGCCGATGACCTTCGCCGCTGGAACGAATTCATCAACAAAGGGAAACTGGCCCAGACCCGGCTTCAGCGCTATGTGCTCATTAGTGGGGACACCATCAGCTATGCTGTTGGCGGCGTGCATGTGATGGACTTCGATGGCATCCGTGAGATCAGCCATTCGGGGCTCCTTAGCGGTTACCGCGCGCTGGTACTTTATTACCCGCAATACGATATATCTGTTACCTATATGACCAATAACAAGAATATCATCACGGCAGATTTGCAGGTGAAGATCTTCGAGATCTTATTCGGAAAGAAAAGAAAAGCAGCGATCCCGGCAGTACAAACGAACTATCCTGATGTTGCCACACTCCAAAACAAGACCGGCGCTTATTATGGCGTTGAAGACGAATCAGAATTCTTCAGCTTCCATATCAGCAACAATAAACTGATCTGTCATGAAGCCCTGCTGCAACCCGTTGGAACAAATGAGTTCATCTATGAAACCACGGGGTACCGATTCTCTTCCGGCGGCGATACACTGATCGTAAAACGTGGCGGAGAAGAAACCTGGTTCAGAAAAGCTACCAGCTTCAAACCGGATGCAGCAGCCCTCAAACCCTTTACCGGAGCCTTCTACAGCAAAGATGCAATAGTGGAACTAACATTTGAACTGCGCGGCAACAAACTGGTAGCCTTCCGCAATGGCTACGATTCGGTTGTACTAACGCCGGCGTATCAGCGCGGCAATCAAACAGCCTTCAGGGGATTCGATCATGGTCTCAGGGCCATCTATCTTTTTACCCAATCCAAAAAAGGCGCAGTGAATGATTGCACCATTAACCTGCCCCGCGCCAATTACATCCCCTTCTCCAGAAGCAAAAGCAAATAA
- a CDS encoding dipeptide epimerase produces MKLTWYLKELKRKYPFTISGHTTIADTVIMTEIEHEGIIGYGEACPGYYFTETLDDSINFLSTVKLEQFKDPQDIETILSYVNSLHPGHTAAKAGVDIALHDLVGKLTNRPCYELFGSDPAMMPATTLTIGIDTPDMIRKKVLEATDFKLLKVKLGSDNDRQIIETIRSVSQQPLTVDANQGWTDRSQALEMIHWLKEQNTIFVEQPMPKDQWDNHAWLTQHSPLPIVADEAVQRLADVDKAKGAYHGVNIKMVKCTGMHEGYKIIKRARELGLKLMVGCMGESSVAILGAAAIAPQCDWVDLDSTWLISNNPYQDPVLKEGKIILSNQPGLGLQQHSNK; encoded by the coding sequence ATGAAACTGACCTGGTATTTAAAAGAATTGAAAAGAAAATATCCTTTCACGATTTCCGGCCATACTACTATTGCAGACACCGTGATCATGACTGAAATTGAGCACGAGGGCATCATCGGTTACGGCGAAGCCTGTCCCGGTTACTATTTCACAGAAACACTGGACGATAGCATCAACTTCCTTTCAACCGTAAAACTGGAACAATTCAAGGATCCGCAGGACATCGAAACGATCTTATCTTATGTAAACAGTCTGCATCCCGGTCATACTGCCGCCAAAGCAGGCGTTGATATTGCGCTGCACGATCTCGTTGGCAAACTCACCAACCGTCCCTGTTACGAACTCTTCGGTTCCGATCCGGCTATGATGCCAGCCACTACCCTCACTATCGGTATCGATACGCCTGATATGATCCGTAAGAAAGTATTGGAAGCAACCGATTTCAAATTGCTGAAAGTAAAACTGGGTAGTGATAATGACAGGCAGATCATCGAAACCATCCGCTCCGTGAGTCAGCAACCTCTTACTGTAGATGCCAACCAGGGCTGGACCGATCGCAGCCAGGCACTGGAAATGATCCACTGGCTGAAAGAACAGAATACCATTTTCGTGGAGCAACCGATGCCTAAAGATCAATGGGACAATCATGCCTGGCTTACACAACACAGTCCGCTTCCCATTGTGGCCGATGAAGCCGTACAAAGGCTGGCAGATGTAGATAAGGCCAAAGGCGCCTATCACGGCGTGAATATCAAAATGGTGAAATGTACGGGTATGCATGAGGGTTATAAGATCATCAAACGAGCCAGGGAGCTCGGTCTAAAACTGATGGTAGGCTGTATGGGCGAATCCTCCGTTGCCATCCTCGGGGCGGCTGCCATTGCTCCGCAGTGCGACTGGGTGGATCTTGACAGCACCTGGCTCATCAGCAACAATCCTTACCAGGATCCCGTACTCAAAGAAGGAAAGATCATCCTGAGCAATCAGCCTGGACTTGGTCTTCAGCAACATTCAAACAAATAG
- a CDS encoding TonB-dependent receptor domain-containing protein: MTNPPRSYPVFLVLLLSIASSATAQQRIHSVVIDSLTRKPVAHATVVLLNEKQQQLGSTTTSEAGSFNLNGILQSKFTLLITAISYSKKELNGQSIPDTIWLAPAVEGLREVTVSSRKKLVESRPGMLVYHAANDATNKGGTAADVLRKAPVLNVDAQGNVSMRGSKNLKILVNGKYSGQMARNAADALNMMPADIIQSVEVITTPSARYDAEGAAGVINIITKKGRKEFSGALEAAGSNLEQVLNPRIAINQEKWNIALNGHLHRYRTKEAVNTNRQQWKDGIPDGELIQQQESDNAAPHGSGDLTITFKPDSVSEFNFGVNTWFGKWPHNRQQQTIVKQAGGAISDQYLQTTTAKENYLGADFNLGYTRKFKRPGQEFNLLAQFSPSHSRNPYQTWLTENIHTLPVYEEINSNKTRNREWTAQADYQHPILDEDRMTLETGVKIILRNVNNQYSTSSGNPQDPAGLQPDPLRTDQFKYSQDVYSAYALLKNNFKKDWYLEGGLRVERTEIKGRFSSGPQFNNNFTNFIPNITVSKKLNDEHHLSLSYTQRLTRPYIWDLNPNIDASDPKNHYSGNPDLEPETMHQAELVYGWNRGTKFFLNSSLFWKQTDDAIVDYTQTNAEGISSTKKQNLAGNKMYGLNFSSNAMINSWLSLNGNFNVNHLEFTSQALHIFNEGWAADIDLNATIKLPNRFSVQAFGEYSTRMITLQGHESYQYMYTFAVKKEIVKPKLSITAAAINPFSTYIPQEIVLQSASFHSLATNRYYLRAFKLTVNWEFGNIFQQKTRKKIVNDDIKGNSKG; the protein is encoded by the coding sequence ATGACAAATCCGCCCCGTTCTTATCCCGTATTTTTAGTGTTGCTGCTGAGCATTGCCTCATCCGCAACAGCACAGCAGCGTATACACAGTGTAGTTATAGACTCGCTCACACGCAAGCCTGTGGCCCATGCTACCGTGGTATTATTAAATGAAAAACAGCAACAACTGGGCTCAACCACCACCAGTGAAGCAGGAAGCTTCAACCTGAATGGAATATTACAAAGCAAGTTCACTCTCCTGATCACCGCCATCAGCTACAGTAAGAAAGAACTGAATGGGCAATCCATTCCGGACACCATCTGGCTGGCACCCGCAGTGGAAGGGCTTCGCGAGGTAACGGTCAGTTCCCGAAAGAAGCTGGTGGAATCCAGGCCAGGCATGCTGGTATACCATGCTGCCAATGACGCAACCAATAAAGGAGGAACTGCTGCCGATGTATTGCGCAAAGCGCCTGTGCTGAATGTGGATGCTCAGGGCAACGTGAGTATGCGCGGAAGCAAGAATCTGAAGATCCTCGTAAACGGAAAATATTCCGGGCAGATGGCCAGGAACGCTGCTGATGCGCTGAACATGATGCCCGCAGATATTATCCAGTCTGTTGAAGTGATCACTACCCCATCGGCCCGCTATGATGCAGAAGGCGCAGCAGGCGTGATCAATATCATCACCAAAAAAGGAAGAAAAGAATTCAGCGGCGCACTGGAAGCAGCAGGCTCCAACCTGGAGCAGGTGCTGAATCCGCGCATCGCCATCAATCAGGAAAAATGGAATATTGCACTCAATGGCCATCTCCATCGTTATCGAACAAAGGAAGCCGTGAATACAAACCGGCAACAGTGGAAAGATGGGATTCCCGATGGGGAGCTTATCCAGCAACAGGAAAGCGATAACGCAGCTCCACACGGTTCCGGCGATCTCACCATCACATTCAAACCCGACTCCGTTTCCGAATTCAATTTCGGTGTGAATACCTGGTTCGGCAAATGGCCGCATAACCGTCAGCAACAAACGATCGTGAAACAGGCCGGCGGCGCTATCTCCGATCAATACCTCCAGACCACCACTGCCAAAGAAAACTATCTCGGCGCTGACTTCAACCTGGGTTATACGAGGAAATTCAAGAGACCCGGACAGGAGTTCAACCTGCTGGCGCAATTCTCACCCTCCCATAGCCGTAATCCATATCAGACATGGTTAACCGAAAACATTCATACCCTCCCCGTCTATGAGGAGATCAACAGCAACAAAACCAGGAACCGGGAATGGACAGCACAGGCGGATTACCAGCATCCCATCCTGGATGAAGACCGAATGACGCTGGAAACCGGCGTGAAGATCATCCTCCGCAATGTAAACAACCAGTACAGCACAAGCTCAGGCAACCCACAGGATCCTGCAGGACTGCAACCCGATCCATTGCGTACGGACCAGTTCAAATACAGTCAGGATGTATACAGCGCTTATGCCTTGCTGAAAAACAATTTTAAAAAGGACTGGTACCTGGAAGGCGGACTTCGCGTGGAAAGAACGGAGATCAAAGGACGATTCAGCTCAGGACCTCAGTTCAATAATAATTTCACCAACTTCATTCCGAATATTACGGTATCTAAGAAACTGAATGATGAACATCATTTGTCTCTGAGCTATACACAAAGGCTTACCCGTCCATATATCTGGGACCTCAATCCCAATATCGACGCCAGCGATCCGAAAAACCACTACAGCGGCAATCCCGACCTGGAGCCTGAAACCATGCACCAGGCCGAGCTGGTATACGGATGGAACAGAGGCACAAAATTCTTCCTCAATTCATCCCTGTTCTGGAAACAAACAGACGATGCCATTGTGGACTATACCCAGACCAATGCAGAGGGGATTTCTTCTACTAAAAAACAGAATCTTGCAGGCAACAAAATGTATGGATTGAATTTTTCTTCCAATGCAATGATCAATAGCTGGCTGAGCCTGAATGGCAACTTCAATGTAAATCACCTGGAATTCACCAGCCAGGCGCTGCACATTTTCAATGAAGGCTGGGCTGCTGATATCGACCTCAATGCTACCATCAAACTACCCAACCGTTTTTCTGTGCAGGCATTCGGAGAATACAGTACCCGCATGATCACATTGCAGGGGCATGAATCTTATCAATACATGTACACTTTTGCTGTGAAGAAAGAAATTGTAAAACCGAAACTAAGTATCACAGCTGCGGCCATCAATCCTTTCTCCACCTATATTCCGCAGGAGATCGTATTGCAGTCGGCCAGCTTCCATTCCCTGGCAACCAACAGGTACTACCTGCGCGCCTTCAAGCTCACGGTGAACTGGGAATTCGGGAATATTTTCCAGCAAAAAACAAGGAAGAAGATCGTGAACGACGATATCAAAGGGAATTCGAAGGGATAA
- the porV gene encoding type IX secretion system outer membrane channel protein PorV, with protein sequence MLLIAACGLLPQAARAQEGTESKMVNTAVPMLRIAPDARAAAMGETGISTSADGASIFYNAAKTVFAKNEGGYSLNYVNWLKQITPGFYMLSLSGYQKLDEKQAVSGSIRYYNTGKVEERDFNNTLLQLANPNEFAIDAGYARTLSDKISLALTFRYIRSSIGKTIDNNGNGTGSAFTGDIAAFYNGLNQEGQGFTAGLILANAGASKINQGNGNAGFIPARIGAGAGYTYPLDEDSRISFSAELNKSLAPLIPEGPNGMEEYSRYSVFKSYSEGLSNSALSIAGGAEYNYKELFSARVGYFSESKAYGGRKYMSAGIGAHVKQFGFNFAYIVPTGRNAGAYALSNTLHFGLTFTPALSNQ encoded by the coding sequence ATGCTCCTTATCGCTGCCTGTGGTCTTCTTCCACAGGCAGCCAGGGCGCAGGAAGGAACGGAATCCAAAATGGTGAATACTGCCGTTCCCATGCTGCGCATTGCCCCAGACGCACGCGCCGCCGCGATGGGAGAAACGGGTATCAGCACTTCAGCAGACGGAGCATCCATTTTTTATAATGCAGCCAAGACCGTATTCGCAAAGAATGAAGGAGGCTATTCCCTCAATTATGTGAACTGGCTGAAACAGATCACACCCGGCTTTTATATGCTCAGTCTTTCAGGCTACCAGAAACTGGACGAGAAGCAGGCAGTGAGCGGATCCATCCGTTACTACAATACAGGAAAAGTGGAAGAAAGGGATTTCAACAATACTTTGCTGCAACTTGCTAATCCCAATGAGTTCGCTATCGATGCAGGTTATGCGAGAACATTGTCCGACAAGATCTCGCTGGCCCTCACCTTCCGCTATATCCGCAGCAGCATCGGCAAGACCATCGATAATAACGGCAACGGAACAGGCAGCGCCTTCACCGGTGATATTGCCGCCTTCTACAATGGCCTCAATCAGGAGGGACAAGGTTTCACAGCGGGACTGATACTCGCCAATGCAGGCGCTTCAAAGATCAACCAGGGCAACGGTAATGCCGGTTTCATTCCTGCGAGGATCGGCGCAGGCGCAGGTTATACCTACCCGTTAGATGAGGACAGCAGGATCTCTTTTTCAGCCGAGCTCAATAAATCCCTGGCGCCGTTAATCCCCGAAGGCCCCAATGGCATGGAGGAATATTCCAGGTACAGTGTATTCAAAAGTTACAGCGAAGGATTGAGCAATTCTGCCCTCAGTATTGCCGGCGGCGCCGAATACAATTACAAAGAGCTCTTTTCTGCCCGTGTCGGTTACTTCTCAGAAAGCAAGGCCTATGGCGGCAGGAAGTACATGAGCGCCGGTATCGGAGCCCATGTAAAACAGTTCGGTTTCAATTTCGCTTACATCGTCCCCACCGGCAGGAATGCGGGCGCATATGCATTGTCGAACACCCTGCATTTCGGTCTTACGTTCACACCCGCTTTATCCAATCAATAG
- a CDS encoding DUF819 family protein, protein MVLLATAPLISSDIVIFAILVVFMAFVQKTSTGNNRFFRKFYFFCPPLLALYFFPGILNTANIVSGEESKLYGLISQYLLPAGLVLFTLSVDMKELWKLRKKAGVMFLAGAIGVIIGGPLTILIVKSFAPDLVGGEGPDAVWRGLATVAGSWIGGSANLAALNEVFKPSPQLFSTMVVLDAVIANIWLAILLYGVGKNKKINKFFRANDHDVEEVKEKMQAYQQATAKIPNLSDSLSILAVAFGGCGLAYLIAGPLVSFIQTNFPYLEKFSLTSNFFWVVILCTSIGVILSFTPLRKLEGAGASRVGTVFLYLFITAVGLQMDILGVFRNSGLFLVGFIWLCFHALAMIIAGRIIKAPYFFFAVSGEANLGGAVQASLIASAFHPALAPVGVLLAVLGYVLGNYGGYISGLLMQWVS, encoded by the coding sequence ATGGTTTTACTGGCAACCGCACCCCTGATCAGCAGTGATATTGTAATATTTGCGATACTGGTCGTTTTCATGGCATTCGTTCAAAAAACGAGCACCGGCAATAATCGATTCTTCAGGAAATTCTATTTTTTCTGTCCGCCACTTTTGGCTTTGTATTTTTTTCCAGGCATCTTGAATACTGCCAATATTGTGTCGGGGGAAGAATCAAAACTATATGGACTCATTTCGCAATACTTGTTACCGGCAGGTTTGGTATTGTTCACCCTGAGTGTAGATATGAAGGAATTATGGAAGCTCAGGAAGAAGGCCGGTGTGATGTTCCTGGCCGGCGCCATCGGAGTGATCATCGGCGGTCCGCTGACGATCCTGATCGTCAAAAGTTTTGCTCCTGACCTGGTGGGTGGAGAAGGGCCCGATGCCGTCTGGCGCGGCCTTGCTACTGTGGCCGGCAGCTGGATCGGCGGCAGCGCCAATCTCGCAGCATTGAATGAAGTGTTCAAACCCAGCCCGCAGCTGTTCTCTACCATGGTAGTGCTGGATGCCGTGATCGCCAATATCTGGCTGGCCATTCTGCTTTATGGAGTGGGAAAAAATAAAAAAATCAACAAATTCTTCCGTGCCAATGATCATGATGTGGAAGAAGTGAAAGAAAAGATGCAGGCCTACCAGCAGGCTACTGCCAAAATACCAAATCTCTCCGATTCGCTTTCCATCCTGGCCGTAGCCTTCGGAGGATGCGGACTGGCCTACCTCATAGCAGGTCCGCTGGTCAGTTTCATTCAGACCAATTTTCCTTATCTCGAGAAATTCAGTCTCACTTCCAATTTTTTCTGGGTAGTGATCCTCTGCACCAGCATTGGTGTGATACTTTCGTTTACACCTTTGCGTAAGCTGGAAGGAGCAGGCGCTTCCCGCGTAGGTACAGTTTTCCTGTATCTGTTCATCACTGCCGTAGGATTGCAGATGGATATTCTCGGGGTGTTCAGGAACAGCGGTCTTTTTCTTGTAGGCTTCATCTGGCTTTGTTTCCACGCATTGGCCATGATCATTGCGGGAAGAATCATCAAAGCGCCTTATTTCTTTTTTGCAGTTTCCGGGGAGGCCAACCTCGGTGGTGCAGTACAGGCTTCGCTTATCGCTTCCGCATTTCATCCCGCATTAGCGCCGGTTGGTGTGCTGCTGGCCGTGCTCGGTTATGTACTGGGCAATTACGGCGGTTATATCAGCGGACTGCTGATGCAGTGGGTTTCCTGA